A window of Actinobacillus suis ATCC 33415 contains these coding sequences:
- the wzxE gene encoding lipid III flippase WzxE — protein MKSLSSTTLWTAFSTAFKIVVGLLLIKLFALQFGTAGLGQIANFMTLITVLGVFAGAGIFNGVTKYVAEFEHQPEKLTALLSTANRIIVSFSGVLALILFLFAEQISQWLFYSKEYQSVVMATGLAQFGIANSNYFLAILKGYRNVKANALSVIIGSLLGLSFFLISLYSCGYQGALVGFVALPALVFLPARYFLSRQLQAVKFWGNFTFSAKYAKKLLKFSVMVFLTAVTLPVAYVLMRDLLVEYHSLEAVGLWQGVSKISDAYLQFITAAFSVYLLPTFAKLHEKSALQKELIKALKFVGISVIWTSLTIFTFKHWIILLLYTEDFLAMEPLFIWQLLGDVFKVMAYVFGYLIVAKASLKLYAAAEFLQLALLVSMGYLFIPLHGAEGATQAYFATYFCYFLLCVAGFKYYLKH, from the coding sequence ATGAAATCGTTAAGTAGCACAACCCTTTGGACGGCATTTTCTACCGCATTTAAAATTGTCGTCGGGTTATTACTGATTAAGTTATTTGCGTTGCAATTCGGCACAGCGGGTTTAGGTCAAATTGCGAATTTTATGACTCTAATTACCGTGTTAGGTGTTTTTGCCGGTGCGGGTATTTTTAATGGTGTCACCAAATATGTGGCGGAATTTGAACATCAGCCTGAGAAGTTAACCGCTTTGCTCTCAACTGCCAATCGCATTATTGTGTCGTTTTCCGGTGTGTTGGCGTTGATTTTGTTCTTATTTGCCGAGCAGATTAGTCAATGGCTCTTTTATTCGAAAGAGTATCAAAGCGTAGTTATGGCAACTGGTTTGGCACAGTTCGGTATCGCCAATAGCAATTATTTTTTAGCGATCTTAAAAGGTTATCGTAACGTCAAAGCGAATGCGCTGAGTGTGATCATCGGCTCTTTGCTAGGCTTAAGTTTTTTTCTGATTAGTTTATATAGTTGTGGCTATCAAGGTGCGTTAGTCGGCTTTGTTGCGCTACCGGCATTGGTCTTTTTGCCTGCACGCTACTTTCTTAGTCGACAACTACAAGCGGTTAAATTTTGGGGAAATTTTACATTTTCAGCCAAATATGCGAAGAAGTTGCTGAAATTCAGCGTGATGGTCTTTCTGACAGCCGTAACTTTGCCGGTTGCTTATGTGTTGATGCGAGATTTATTAGTCGAATATCATTCATTGGAAGCAGTAGGCTTGTGGCAAGGGGTGAGTAAGATTTCTGATGCTTATTTACAATTTATTACGGCGGCATTTTCGGTTTACCTGTTGCCGACCTTCGCTAAATTACATGAAAAATCTGCGCTGCAGAAAGAGCTGATTAAGGCGCTCAAATTTGTCGGTATTTCTGTTATTTGGACGAGTTTAACCATTTTCACCTTTAAGCATTGGATTATCTTATTGCTTTATACTGAAGATTTTTTGGCAATGGAGCCGTTGTTTATCTGGCAGTTGCTGGGGGATGTCTTTAAAGTGATGGCGTATGTGTTCGGCTATTTGATTGTGGCTAAGGCATCGTTAAAATTATATGCGGCAGCCGAGTTTTTACAATTGGCGTTATTGGTTAGCATGGGCTATTTGTTTATTCCGTTACATGGTGCGGAAGGCGCAACGCAAGCCTATTTTGCCACTTACTTTTGTTATTTCTTACTATGTGTGGCAGGATTTAAATATTACCTGAAACATTAA